From the Bacillus sp. 2205SS5-2 genome, the window CCACCTAATATTCTATAGCTCTCTGTAGGATTGAATAAACGGACACTATCGGACGTCGTCTTACCGCTATACGGATCAACTAAAATCACTGGACTATTCGACCTAGAAGCTACCGAACTTATTGTTAAGGCATCTGGAAAATTTCTTCCTGTTGCAAAATACAATGTTTGCCTATCATTATTTGAAAAGGTTTGATGAACTTGATAATTTGTTTCATAACGATCCATTCCAAAAATGCGAAAAGCTGCTGGGAGATTTTTAGTCAATGAGGCAGAGATTACATTATTACCACCAATCACATATGTTTTCGTGATATTGTTGTCCTTAATATACGCTTCAACAATATCAGGAATTTCTCCTTTTTTAACAAACAAAATCGGATATTGTTTACTTCCACTATAGCTTGCTACAGAAAGGGCATCTGGATAATTTTCACCTGAAACAATAAAAGCTTTATTTGTTGAGTAGGGTATCACTCGATTGATTGCTACAGCTGTTTCATATCGATCCTTTCCCGATATTCTACTCGTTTCTACTCCTAAACCATTTATTTCACTTTCCACTATTTGAGGTATCGCACTTTCTCCTCCAACTACCAGTACATATGTTGGGTTTAGTCTTTCCACCTCAGAAATGACTGACGGAGCTAGCTTCCCGTTTTTTACTAATAAAATGGGGCTATCTAGAAACGAAGCTAACGGGGAAACTGCTAAGCTATCAGCAAAGACGTCGCCACTAGCCAGTATCAAAAAAGTCCCATTTTTGTTTTCACCGTTGACTACGATTTCTTTGTTCTTAAGCTCTGACCAACCATTTCGAGCTATCTGAGCTGCTGTTTCAATAGATGTTGCGCCGAACAAACGGTTTTTTTCTTCAATATATTGTAGTGCTGACTCGGCGTTAACCAAGCCTTCGCCTAATAATTTCACAGCTGGTAACGGTTTTGTTGAGTTTTCAATAATTTCTTTCAGTTGTAGTCCTGTAAGAAACGGGGAATTTTGCTTTAACATTGCAGCCATAGAGCTCACAATTGCAGTCGACATACTTGTTCCGCCCAGAGATTGATAACCATTTATCCAAGTACTATAAATATCGGTTCCCGGTGCTGACACATCTACACCTAGACCAAAATTAGAAAAAGTTGATTTTTGTACAGTAGTCGAATCAATACTCCCTACTCCAAGTACATTCGCATAATTTGCAGGATATAGGACACCTTGTTCACTGTCATTCCCCACTGCTCCCACCACTAAAGATCCTTTGTTTACAGCATAATCGATCGCTTCCTGTAATGAACGCATATTGCTATAACTACCTAAGCTTAAATTAATTATGTCTGCTCCATTATCCGCCGAATAACGTATTCCTTCAATAACGGTTGACATATAGGTAGTCTTACCATCGAAGACTTTGATTGGCATTATTTTTACATTTTTCGCTATTGAAGCAATCCCTTCTTCATTATTAGTTATCGCCCCAACTAGACCTGTCACATGAGTACCATGACCATAGTAATCCATTGGTTCCTCTGATTCATCTATGAAGTTTTTCCCATCAATTAATCTGCCCTGCAAGTCGGGATGAGTAAGATCTACACCAGAATCAACAACTGCAACAATTACTTCCTTTTTTAATTCATAGTTCTCCCATGCTTCTAAAACATTCATAATATGGTAGTCTTTCTTCTGTTGAAAATATAATGAGTCATTCGGATAATTATTTTGTGTATAGACAAGTTGATCTATTTCTGCAAAATCCACTCTAGTTGAATAATTTAATTGCTTTAGCGTACTATCTACCCTACTTTCAGGGACAGAAACAATTGTTAAGTTTGAAGCTTCCTGATTGGATAATTGATTAGTGCTATTTTTCTCATTTTTTTTATATTTGACGACAATACGAACATCATTTTGATCCGCTTGGACCGTTTCTATTGAACTAATTTGTAGCCCAATAAGAATAACCAAAGAGGCTATTAATCTATAGACTCTCAAAATCTCACCTCTATCAAATATTCTATTCTTTTTAAAGTATAATCAATTCTATAAGGGCGTGTCTACGCAAAATATAATATTACCAACAAAAAATAAATAACAGCTTTTACAGGAGCTACGCTCTTTCCTCTGCCGATACACCACAATTAAACGAGATATCAGTCCATTTTCCTATCTTTTTCATTTTCCCATTGACATCATGACGTTCTTTCACCAAATGGAAAAGAATTAGTATTTCAAAAAGACCTAGGAAAACAATAAACCTATCCGCTAATGAAATAGCAGATAGGTTTATTAATCTTACATTCTACAATTTATTTTGATACTTTTGCTTGCAGAGCATCTCTAGCAGCTTGACCTACTGCACCTTTACCACCAAGGACAGTAATGGAAGAAATTTGATTTGTGTAAACAAATTTCGTCAAGAATGCTTCGACTTCTTTTGGTAATCCATTCGGATCTACTAGTAATAATAGTCCATCATTTGCCGTAACTAGTGGAGCAGCTGATAGAGCATCCGGGAAGTTTGAACCACTCGCTACATATAACGAGTCTGTTCCAGAGGCAAATTCACCTAGGATTGCGGTTAATGTGCCATAGCGATTCACACCTGACAGACGTTTCACATTAACTGCTACTTCTTTCGCAGATTGTACAACACTTTCTGCCACAGCGTTTTTACCACCAAGAACATATACTTTTTCATTTTCAAGGATAGCTTTCGCTTCATCTGATAACTCACCATTAGTTAGGACGATTGGCATTTCGTTCGCTCCAGCAATAGCAGCAGCACTTAGAGCATCTGCAAAGTTCTTACCAGTTGCTACGAATACACCATTTCCTTTGAATCCTAGATCTTGAAGTTCTGCAACAACCGCTAAGTTGGTTCCATAACGATCGCCCATTCCTTCTGTTTCTAAACGTTTGACATCAGAATCTGCGATGTCAATTTCTTTTAATTGCTTCACTACATCTGGAGAAACGACACCTTTTCCACCTAAAATGTAGACATTCTCAGCACCTAATCGCTCGATTTCAGCAAGCACTTCTTTTGATAGCATTCCATCATTACCAACAGGTAAAATTGGGGCATCGATCGCAGCTGCTAAAGGTCCAGCTGATAATGAATCTGGGAAGTTATATCCCGTAGACAGGATTACTGTCTTATATTCATGATCTTCTGCAAACCCGTCTGGATGCAAGTCCGTTGAAACTCCAATTGCTGTACCAACACGATCTGCACCAGCGATTTCTGAAACCATATCACCAGTAACTTTTACAGGTAATAGAGATAAAACTTCATCTGTATTAGCATCGACTAAGTAAACGGCGGCAATAGAACTCATGCTTTCAGATGGAGTAGTAATTTTGACATCTGCAGTTACGGATTTTCCAACACTAAGCTTGTGAGTACCTGCATCATCCTTATCAACCTCAACCATACCTTCGCCAGCTTCACCTGGAGATGGTACTCCAAATTCGCTAATTGTAAGGTCTAGCATAGTTGTTGGATCAGTAGTAGCAAATCCTTCGATTGCAATTGTGTACGTACCATCAGCAAGACCTGTTAGGGAAATCATTTCATCAGATGTAGCTCCAGCAGAGGATGCAACATCATTCCCATCTGAATCTTTCAAAAATAAATCTACATCGTCACCAGCATGTTTAGGATTTGATGTTTGAATCTCTAATGAAACATTGTTTTTTATTTCAATTTCTTGGAAATAGAACTGATTAGATCCAGGAACTTCTACTCTATCAGTAGATGTTTTAGGTGTGCTGAATGGAGCTCCAACGACCTTGACATCTCTTGCAGAAGATAGATAGCTTGTGAAAGTCACAGATTCCATTTTCTCGCTGCTTGGTGCTACTAAACCAAGGTCTATCATACCCGGCTCAGCAACAACGTCTTGAACAACTGCTTCAAGCTGGAATTTGTTCAATTCTTTTCCTTCCATTGGTGCAGTTGATGCGTAGACATGAACTTCCCAAACACCTGGCTTAGGTGATGTAAATACATTATCTTCTACATCTAGACCACTATAACCTGCGTAGCCTTGGAATTCACTTACCTCAACACCATCTGGATCAAAGACGATCATACGTACTCGACCTTGATATTCATCGTTTTTACTTAGTGCATTTAAGGAGAAGCGTAGCTCACTTACGCCTGGAGTTACCTCAAATGTATAGCCTTTTGTTTTTGAAGCTTGAACTTCCCCGTTTTCACGGAATCGGAAATTATTCTCTTTGTTAAATTCATGACCTGTTATAATAGTTTGAGCTGACCTAGCTTCGACATAAGGCGTTGATGCATCATCAAATACTAATGTTTCAGCATTTACACCCGTCTCTAGTAAAGCTGAATCATAATCAACAGTGATTGTCTTACTACTTCCAGCAGCGAGGTCAATTTTCGAAACTGAAGGGTTAATCCAGTCTCCTGTTGCTGAAACATCAAGACTCTTAGCTTCATCTGTATTATTTTCAACTAATACTTCAACTGTTTCAGGGATATCTTTATTTCGAACATATAGTCCTGGTCCTCCTGAAACTTTCTCACCATGATACACAGTTACGTCTACTTCTTTGACTTCATCAATGAAGTTATCACGAAGATACTCGTAAGCTGCTGGGACATCAATTAATCCGCCACCTTCTTGCGCACGATTATATCCATCTAAGTGATTAGCTGTTTGAATCAGTGCTTCGCGTGCAATTTCATAGTTAAATGGTATACGATCTTTTATCGCTGCTGATTTGAGTAATGCTACTGCTCCAGCGACATAAGGTGATGACATGCTTGTTCCTTGCATTACCACGTAAGGTCCGTTTTGCATTGGATGTGCAGCATATGCAGATCCCGGTCCTACGATATCTGGTTTTTGATTACCCGCTTCATTAGGTCCTACAGACGAGAAGTACCATAAACCTTCACCTTCTTTTGCCGTTCCATCATCATTTTTTCCATATGGATAATTACCATATTCCTTTGCCCACATGTCAGAAGTGATGTGTGCACCTACTGAAATGATTGGACCAACGTCACCAGGAGATCCAACTGTATCAGCACCTGGTCCAGCATTACCTGCAGATGTAACGAAGACAATATCAGTATCTTCACTTAAGACACTCATTAATTCTCCATAGGAACCTAATCCATCATTCAAGTCTGGAGATGAGCCTAAACTTAAGTTGGCTACATCAGCGCCAAATCCACCTTTAGATTCAGGTAAAGCAGCATCGACCATCGCTTTTTGGATACTAAATGTATAAGCTCCACCAGAAGCTTGGAATACACGCATCCCGACTAGTTCTGCTCCAGGAGCCACACCTTCTCCAGCTACTGCGCCGTATTCATTGGCAACAAGTGGACCATTAGCAGCCGCGATTCCAGAAACATGGGAACCATGACCATTAAAATCAGTAAATAGATTAACTTTTTTCAGTCCAGCACCAAACCAGTCTAATTCCATATCATTAACACGGAAGTTTGCTCCAAGGACGTCATCTGTTACGTCAATATCAAAAGAACCTGCTTCATTATTAGCATAAGCAGTTTCATCAGTAA encodes:
- a CDS encoding S8 family serine peptidase translates to MRVYRLIASLVILIGLQISSIETVQADQNDVRIVVKYKKNEKNSTNQLSNQEASNLTIVSVPESRVDSTLKQLNYSTRVDFAEIDQLVYTQNNYPNDSLYFQQKKDYHIMNVLEAWENYELKKEVIVAVVDSGVDLTHPDLQGRLIDGKNFIDESEEPMDYYGHGTHVTGLVGAITNNEEGIASIAKNVKIMPIKVFDGKTTYMSTVIEGIRYSADNGADIINLSLGSYSNMRSLQEAIDYAVNKGSLVVGAVGNDSEQGVLYPANYANVLGVGSIDSTTVQKSTFSNFGLGVDVSAPGTDIYSTWINGYQSLGGTSMSTAIVSSMAAMLKQNSPFLTGLQLKEIIENSTKPLPAVKLLGEGLVNAESALQYIEEKNRLFGATSIETAAQIARNGWSELKNKEIVVNGENKNGTFLILASGDVFADSLAVSPLASFLDSPILLVKNGKLAPSVISEVERLNPTYVLVVGGESAIPQIVESEINGLGVETSRISGKDRYETAVAINRVIPYSTNKAFIVSGENYPDALSVASYSGSKQYPILFVKKGEIPDIVEAYIKDNNITKTYVIGGNNVISASLTKNLPAAFRIFGMDRYETNYQVHQTFSNNDRQTLYFATGRNFPDALTISSVASRSNSPVILVDPYSGKTTSDSVRLFNPTESYRILGGPGAISIEKAWEIDEFMRLVGQ
- a CDS encoding cell wall-binding repeat-containing protein, with amino-acid sequence MTFKKKVLSVMASATLVASSFAGVATYNPEKAEAALQETKKFKVSNFSEVIALSLSEQAVQELVIVGDGKVDATNQLEKLGVEVKSNYKNYVYLADVPTRKVMEVLNVKGIRTVGSNAEVQLGTVNEEELQVEGQNTVNEDAVVTPDQIETHDSTGVTDFHNKFDGSGTRIAVIDSGPDPGHESFTEALDEATRKYGDSKIVGVRDYTISSRFANFPIEDRYKEYLSDGANYLSEGDVLFDAGHSEGDTVTVGETTYNTTGLDASDDKFYFGETYFETNPYPEGHSRWTNQDLNADGVNGNSDNFAVLLVDDKVYIDTDMDKDFTDETAYANNEAGSFDIDVTDDVLGANFRVNDMELDWFGAGLKKVNLFTDFNGHGSHVSGIAAANGPLVANEYGAVAGEGVAPGAELVGMRVFQASGGAYTFSIQKAMVDAALPESKGGFGADVANLSLGSSPDLNDGLGSYGELMSVLSEDTDIVFVTSAGNAGPGADTVGSPGDVGPIISVGAHITSDMWAKEYGNYPYGKNDDGTAKEGEGLWYFSSVGPNEAGNQKPDIVGPGSAYAAHPMQNGPYVVMQGTSMSSPYVAGAVALLKSAAIKDRIPFNYEIAREALIQTANHLDGYNRAQEGGGLIDVPAAYEYLRDNFIDEVKEVDVTVYHGEKVSGGPGLYVRNKDIPETVEVLVENNTDEAKSLDVSATGDWINPSVSKIDLAAGSSKTITVDYDSALLETGVNAETLVFDDASTPYVEARSAQTIITGHEFNKENNFRFRENGEVQASKTKGYTFEVTPGVSELRFSLNALSKNDEYQGRVRMIVFDPDGVEVSEFQGYAGYSGLDVEDNVFTSPKPGVWEVHVYASTAPMEGKELNKFQLEAVVQDVVAEPGMIDLGLVAPSSEKMESVTFTSYLSSARDVKVVGAPFSTPKTSTDRVEVPGSNQFYFQEIEIKNNVSLEIQTSNPKHAGDDVDLFLKDSDGNDVASSAGATSDEMISLTGLADGTYTIAIEGFATTDPTTMLDLTISEFGVPSPGEAGEGMVEVDKDDAGTHKLSVGKSVTADVKITTPSESMSSIAAVYLVDANTDEVLSLLPVKVTGDMVSEIAGADRVGTAIGVSTDLHPDGFAEDHEYKTVILSTGYNFPDSLSAGPLAAAIDAPILPVGNDGMLSKEVLAEIERLGAENVYILGGKGVVSPDVVKQLKEIDIADSDVKRLETEGMGDRYGTNLAVVAELQDLGFKGNGVFVATGKNFADALSAAAIAGANEMPIVLTNGELSDEAKAILENEKVYVLGGKNAVAESVVQSAKEVAVNVKRLSGVNRYGTLTAILGEFASGTDSLYVASGSNFPDALSAAPLVTANDGLLLLVDPNGLPKEVEAFLTKFVYTNQISSITVLGGKGAVGQAARDALQAKVSK